The proteins below are encoded in one region of Longimicrobium sp.:
- a CDS encoding Smr/MutS family protein: MALVVSAPELPLVPRKPPRGERHAPRWGSLHPLLDLHGLTGDAARLRADAWLRARHADRVRTVVVITGRGNRSPGPPVLLGEVEHLLAELRGSVVEGFALLPGGGGFQVELTRPAPPPRTLAEERVAKRLRGSSPELLRRAEEALWELGIAPTPALLDAEIQRLSREESRGGTEGED; encoded by the coding sequence GTGGCTCTCGTCGTTTCCGCGCCGGAGCTCCCCCTCGTGCCCCGTAAGCCGCCTCGCGGAGAGCGCCACGCCCCGCGGTGGGGCTCGCTCCACCCGCTCCTGGACCTGCACGGCCTCACTGGAGACGCCGCGCGCCTGCGCGCCGACGCCTGGCTCCGCGCGCGCCACGCCGACCGCGTGCGCACCGTCGTGGTGATCACCGGCCGCGGCAACCGCTCCCCCGGCCCGCCCGTGCTCCTGGGCGAGGTGGAGCACCTGCTGGCGGAGCTGCGCGGGAGCGTGGTGGAGGGCTTCGCGCTCCTCCCCGGAGGCGGCGGCTTCCAGGTGGAGCTCACCCGCCCGGCCCCCCCGCCGCGCACCCTGGCCGAAGAGCGCGTGGCGAAACGGCTGCGCGGCTCCTCCCCCGAGCTGCTGCGCCGCGCGGAGGAAGCGCTCTGGGAGCTGGGGATCGCGCCAACACCGGCGCTGCTCGACGCGGAGATCCAACGGCTGTCGCGGGAGGAGTCACGGGGCGGAACGGAGGGCGAAGATTAG
- a CDS encoding HU family DNA-binding protein yields the protein MNKSEMIQQLSSRADIPRTEATKVVDALFSVEDGIITEALRNREKITITGFGSFETKKREARTGRNPRTGKEIQIAASTSAAFRAGKGLKDRLLGT from the coding sequence GTGAACAAGTCCGAAATGATCCAGCAGCTGAGCAGCCGCGCCGACATCCCGCGTACCGAAGCGACCAAGGTGGTCGACGCGCTCTTCTCGGTGGAGGACGGGATCATCACCGAGGCGCTGCGGAACAGGGAGAAGATCACCATCACCGGGTTCGGCAGCTTCGAGACCAAGAAGCGCGAGGCCCGCACGGGCCGCAACCCGCGCACCGGCAAGGAGATCCAGATCGCCGCCTCCACCAGCGCGGCCTTCCGCGCGGGGAAGGGGCTCAAGGATCGCCTCCTGGGCACCTGA
- a CDS encoding HAMP domain-containing sensor histidine kinase gives MPESPVATPIPVGEASPRELQAAYDIAHAFLTASSPDEVYELALERVSPLVGAAFASVFVRDTPDELRLAAQWNWPARYAEHLDQLRVRVGNGPTGRAVAENRVVEVFDVHSDPLLEDWWEVARELDFTASVSLPLVTGDAPEGAITFYFRTSDTLRETDRSLLRLVADQLSATAEKAHLIADLTDANRRLRQQNVELEARYREAEEARRLKGEFMANISHELRTPLTAILGYTYLLREGIGGELCEEQRTSVDKIEESGTELLELINDLLDLTHLQLGRLPVQAETTDAVALLHGIQGNVSPDPAAGVEVIYDVPDVSVPVRTDPSLVLRILRHLVSNAFKFTPSGRVTLRVRMVAGSPWTEEAQAGGGTRNRVVWEVEDTGIGIDAAQLERIFDEFRQVDGSPTRRYGGTGIGLALSRQLARRLGGDIGVRSSPGQGSVFSLSVPAGFQGA, from the coding sequence GTGCCCGAATCCCCAGTCGCCACGCCAATCCCGGTGGGGGAAGCCTCCCCGCGGGAGCTGCAGGCGGCGTACGACATCGCCCACGCCTTCCTTACGGCGAGCTCGCCGGACGAGGTGTACGAGCTGGCGCTGGAGCGCGTATCGCCGCTGGTGGGCGCCGCCTTCGCCAGCGTCTTCGTGCGCGACACGCCCGACGAGCTGCGCCTTGCCGCGCAGTGGAACTGGCCCGCACGGTACGCCGAGCACCTGGACCAGCTCCGCGTGCGGGTGGGGAACGGCCCCACCGGGCGGGCCGTGGCCGAGAACCGCGTGGTGGAGGTGTTCGACGTCCACAGCGACCCGCTCCTGGAGGACTGGTGGGAGGTGGCGCGGGAGCTGGACTTCACCGCCTCCGTCTCCCTGCCGCTGGTCACCGGCGACGCGCCGGAGGGGGCGATCACCTTCTACTTCCGCACCTCGGACACGCTGCGCGAGACGGACCGCTCGCTGCTGCGGCTGGTGGCGGACCAGCTCTCGGCCACGGCGGAGAAGGCGCACCTGATCGCCGACCTCACCGACGCCAACCGCCGCCTGCGCCAGCAGAACGTGGAGCTGGAGGCGCGCTACCGCGAGGCGGAGGAGGCGCGGCGGCTCAAGGGCGAGTTCATGGCCAACATCTCCCACGAGCTGCGCACCCCGCTCACCGCCATCCTGGGCTACACCTACCTCCTGCGCGAGGGGATCGGCGGCGAGCTGTGCGAGGAGCAGCGTACCTCGGTGGACAAGATCGAGGAGTCTGGCACCGAGCTGCTGGAGCTGATCAACGACCTCCTCGACCTGACGCACCTCCAGCTCGGCCGGCTCCCGGTGCAGGCGGAGACGACCGACGCGGTGGCGCTCCTGCACGGCATCCAGGGGAACGTCTCGCCCGATCCCGCCGCAGGGGTGGAGGTGATCTACGACGTCCCCGACGTGTCCGTTCCGGTGCGCACCGATCCGTCGCTGGTGCTGCGCATCCTGCGGCACCTGGTCTCCAACGCCTTCAAGTTCACCCCGTCCGGCAGGGTGACGCTGCGGGTGCGGATGGTGGCCGGCTCGCCGTGGACGGAGGAGGCGCAGGCCGGTGGCGGCACGCGCAACCGCGTGGTGTGGGAGGTGGAGGACACGGGGATCGGGATCGACGCGGCGCAGCTGGAGCGTATCTTCGACGAGTTCCGCCAGGTGGACGGCTCGCCCACGCGGCGCTACGGCGGCACCGGGATCGGCCTGGCGCTCTCGCGGCAGCTCGCGCGGCGGCTGGGCGGAGACATCGGCGTGCGCTCCTCGCCCGGACAGGGCTCCGTCTTCTCCCTCTCGGTGCCCGCGGGCTTCCAGGGCGCGTGA
- a CDS encoding HAD-IB family phosphatase, which produces MSFASIVFDCDSTLARVEGIDELAGPHAEEIRTLTERAMEGSLALEEVYGRRLDIIRPTRAQVESLGRDYVAALVPDARETVAALRYLGKTVRVVSGGLLPAVLAVAAELGIAEDDVRAVAIRFDAAGEYAGFDDASPLARSGGKEAVLRAWALPRPALMVGDGATDLEARPAVDAFAAYMGIAFRDAVAAGADFVLRAPSLAPVLSLAADDADRARLAASPFAALLEHGDQLLRQP; this is translated from the coding sequence GTGAGCTTCGCCAGCATCGTGTTCGACTGCGACTCCACGCTGGCCCGCGTGGAGGGGATCGACGAGCTCGCCGGCCCGCACGCGGAGGAGATCCGCACGCTGACCGAGCGCGCGATGGAGGGCAGTCTCGCGCTGGAGGAGGTGTACGGACGCCGGCTCGACATCATCCGCCCGACGCGCGCACAGGTGGAGTCGCTAGGCCGCGACTACGTGGCCGCGCTGGTGCCCGACGCGCGCGAGACGGTGGCCGCGCTGCGCTATCTTGGCAAGACGGTGCGCGTCGTCTCAGGCGGCCTCCTCCCCGCTGTGCTGGCGGTGGCGGCCGAGCTTGGGATCGCGGAGGATGACGTGCGCGCGGTCGCGATCCGCTTCGACGCTGCGGGCGAATACGCCGGGTTCGATGACGCTTCGCCGCTGGCGCGCAGCGGGGGGAAGGAGGCGGTGCTGCGCGCGTGGGCCCTCCCCCGCCCCGCCCTGATGGTGGGAGACGGCGCCACCGACCTGGAGGCGCGCCCCGCGGTCGATGCCTTCGCCGCCTACATGGGAATCGCCTTCCGCGACGCGGTCGCCGCCGGCGCCGACTTCGTCCTGCGCGCCCCGAGCCTGGCCCCCGTCCTCTCGCTGGCCGCGGACGACGCCGATCGCGCGCGCCTCGCCGCATCGCCCTTCGCCGCGCTGCTGGAGCACGGCGACCAGCTCCTGCGGCAACCGTAG
- a CDS encoding alanine--glyoxylate aminotransferase family protein, with amino-acid sequence MTAFGRFFLPGPTEVHPDVLAAMTQPMIGHRGSGMSAILAGCDPVLRAIFRTERPVYVASSSATGLMEGAVRNGVRRRALSLVNGAFSERFRDLVADCGREVETYEVEWGQAHDAAEVHRRLRAGGFDAVTVAHSETSTGVLNPVREIAEAVRAAERDTGDEILLLVDGVTSVAGALVEMDAWGLDFLLTGSQKALALPPGLAFGAASERMMARAETIPGRGHYFDLPEYDRFWRMHQTPTTPALSLIYALAEQARRIDAEGVEARAARHDAMRERSLAWAEERGIRPFAPEGCRSPTVTTLAIEGPVAAPEIVARLAKAGWTIGGGYGKLKDTTIRIGHMGEHTVEELDALLDAIDEVLR; translated from the coding sequence ATGACCGCGTTCGGCCGTTTCTTTCTTCCCGGACCCACCGAGGTGCACCCCGACGTGCTGGCCGCCATGACGCAGCCCATGATCGGCCACCGCGGGTCCGGGATGTCCGCGATCCTGGCCGGCTGCGATCCGGTGCTCCGCGCCATCTTCCGCACCGAGCGCCCGGTGTACGTCGCCTCCTCCTCGGCCACCGGGCTGATGGAGGGCGCCGTGCGCAACGGGGTGCGCCGCCGCGCGCTGTCGCTCGTCAACGGGGCGTTCAGCGAGCGCTTCCGCGACCTGGTGGCCGATTGCGGGCGCGAGGTGGAGACGTACGAAGTGGAGTGGGGCCAGGCCCACGACGCCGCCGAGGTGCACCGCCGCCTCCGCGCGGGCGGCTTCGACGCGGTCACGGTCGCCCACTCCGAGACCTCCACCGGCGTCCTCAACCCCGTACGCGAGATCGCCGAGGCCGTGCGGGCCGCCGAGCGCGACACGGGCGACGAGATCCTCCTGCTGGTGGACGGCGTCACCAGCGTGGCCGGGGCGCTGGTGGAGATGGACGCGTGGGGACTCGACTTCCTCCTCACCGGTTCGCAGAAGGCGCTGGCGCTGCCGCCGGGGCTGGCGTTCGGCGCGGCGTCGGAGCGGATGATGGCGCGGGCGGAGACGATCCCGGGGCGCGGCCACTACTTCGACCTGCCGGAGTACGACCGCTTCTGGCGCATGCACCAGACGCCCACCACCCCGGCCCTATCGCTGATCTACGCGCTGGCGGAACAGGCGCGGCGCATCGATGCGGAGGGCGTCGAGGCCCGCGCCGCGCGCCACGACGCCATGCGCGAGCGCTCCCTGGCCTGGGCGGAAGAGCGCGGCATCCGCCCCTTTGCGCCCGAGGGTTGCCGCTCGCCGACCGTCACCACCCTGGCGATCGAGGGCCCCGTCGCCGCGCCGGAGATCGTGGCGCGGCTGGCGAAGGCGGGGTGGACGATCGGCGGGGGATACGGCAAGCTCAAGGATACGACCATCCGCATCGGGCACATGGGAGAGCACACCGTGGAAGAGCTGGACGCGCTGCTGGACGCGATCGACGAGGTGCTGCGATGA
- the serA gene encoding phosphoglycerate dehydrogenase, with the protein MTRFRVLVTDEVDPEGLAHLRSHPDIEVHEKPTRPLAEVIAEIGEYDAFVGRSATRVTRELLQAGDRLKVIGRAGVGVDNIDLQTATELGIAVINAPGGNTVSVAELAFGVLLSLVRNIHIAVESMRGGRWDRSRLGGSELRGRTMAIIGLGRIGSEMARRARAFGMTLIAYDPFVPPARFEELGVERMERLSDAMDRADVVTVHTPLTAETVGLIGAPELARLGRGAIVMNLARGGIVAEDALTDALTSGRIAGAALDVFIGEPLAADHPLRAVSNLILTPHLGASTSDAQRSVSIEACSAVRDALVTGDLSAAINAAGVGGSGWGELRPLLALSDRLGRLGRALLPGAVSALELRYTGPRGEQAPRPLLLSALQGTLRDVVDRRAINLVNAQHVATERGIETASTHVAGRGELGEEVELRMEAGDRIIRVAGAVLGETHGRIIRIGAFRVDVAPRGTLVVLRNRDVPGVIGRVGTLLGEAGVNIAEYHQARLQVGGEALAAITVDGRIPAEVLQQLSELPEVLDVRQVDME; encoded by the coding sequence ATGACGCGCTTCCGCGTGCTGGTGACCGACGAGGTGGATCCGGAGGGGCTCGCCCACCTCCGCTCGCATCCCGACATCGAGGTCCACGAGAAGCCGACACGTCCCCTGGCCGAGGTGATCGCGGAGATCGGCGAGTACGACGCGTTCGTCGGCCGCAGCGCCACACGCGTCACTCGCGAGCTCCTCCAGGCCGGCGACCGGCTCAAGGTGATCGGCCGCGCCGGCGTGGGCGTCGACAACATCGACCTGCAGACGGCGACGGAGCTGGGAATCGCCGTCATCAACGCGCCCGGCGGGAACACCGTCTCGGTGGCGGAGCTGGCGTTCGGCGTCCTCCTCTCCCTCGTCCGCAACATCCACATCGCCGTGGAGTCGATGCGCGGCGGCCGCTGGGACCGCTCGCGCCTCGGCGGCTCCGAGCTGCGCGGGAGGACGATGGCCATCATCGGCCTGGGGCGCATCGGGAGCGAGATGGCGCGCCGGGCCCGCGCCTTTGGGATGACGCTGATCGCCTACGACCCCTTCGTCCCGCCCGCGCGCTTCGAAGAGCTCGGGGTGGAGCGAATGGAGCGCCTCTCCGACGCCATGGACCGCGCGGACGTGGTGACGGTGCACACCCCTCTCACCGCGGAAACGGTAGGGCTGATCGGCGCGCCGGAGCTGGCGCGTCTGGGGCGCGGCGCGATCGTGATGAACCTGGCGCGCGGCGGCATTGTGGCCGAGGATGCCCTCACCGATGCGCTCACATCGGGACGCATCGCCGGGGCGGCGCTGGACGTGTTCATCGGCGAGCCGCTGGCGGCCGACCACCCGCTGCGCGCCGTCTCCAACCTGATCCTGACCCCGCACCTGGGCGCATCCACCAGCGACGCCCAGCGCAGCGTCTCCATCGAGGCGTGCTCCGCCGTCCGCGACGCGCTGGTCACCGGCGACCTGAGCGCGGCGATCAACGCGGCCGGCGTGGGCGGCTCCGGGTGGGGCGAGCTGCGTCCCCTCCTGGCGCTTTCGGACCGCCTCGGACGGCTGGGCCGCGCCCTCCTCCCCGGCGCCGTGAGCGCGCTGGAGCTGCGCTACACGGGCCCGCGGGGCGAGCAGGCGCCGCGCCCGCTCCTCCTCTCCGCGCTGCAGGGCACGCTGCGCGACGTGGTGGACCGCCGCGCCATCAACCTGGTGAACGCGCAGCACGTCGCCACGGAGCGGGGGATCGAGACGGCATCGACGCACGTGGCGGGGCGCGGCGAGCTGGGCGAGGAGGTGGAGCTGCGGATGGAGGCGGGCGACCGCATCATCCGGGTGGCGGGGGCGGTGCTTGGGGAGACGCATGGGCGCATCATCCGCATCGGCGCCTTTCGCGTGGACGTGGCGCCGCGCGGCACCCTGGTCGTCCTGCGCAACCGCGACGTCCCCGGCGTCATCGGCCGCGTGGGCACCCTCCTCGGCGAGGCGGGTGTCAACATCGCCGAGTATCACCAGGCGCGCCTGCAGGTCGGCGGCGAGGCCCTCGCCGCCATCACCGTCGACGGCCGCATCCCCGCCGAGGTCCTGCAGCAGCTCTCGGAGCTGCCGGAGGTGCTGGACGTGCGGCAGGTGGACATGGAGTAA
- a CDS encoding HD domain-containing phosphohydrolase, with product MATSEPTPTSSDDPVIAHLQGAAEAYRDIDAQRAEDEREIETLRHSLNEARGHTHRMQAELDAERWNAERERQRAECLKEAMRQIHGALFSGDVSTLILRACLTISGATRGMYVTARRPDGALRVRAEIDVDAIVGGPPPPVLAELCREALDKKDTIVCNEAEAEERFAVDNGEGLRFRNCVAAPVVLLANLDGVVLAADKTDGDFDDRDIEALISVGDQAAVAVKNRHLERALQTAYVHTVTILADAVEAKDPYTHGHCELASRYARLIAARLDLSEYERALVCYGALLHDVGKIGVSDGVLNKPGPLLPEEVQLMRAHVRVGHDLLRNVPALHDVAEVVLHHHEHYDGSGYPDGMSGEEIPMPARIVAVADAYCAMITRRSYKEAYSESDARAELRRCSGTQFDPEIVDAFLAVLDTPEAQDQDDDDFAECGLLPGFERLHEDVTAGWGAVAVAPGG from the coding sequence ATGGCGACCAGCGAACCAACACCCACTTCCTCGGACGATCCCGTAATTGCGCACCTCCAGGGCGCCGCGGAGGCGTACCGGGACATCGACGCGCAGAGGGCGGAGGACGAGCGCGAGATCGAGACCCTCCGCCATTCGCTGAACGAGGCGCGCGGCCACACGCATCGCATGCAGGCGGAGCTGGACGCCGAGCGATGGAACGCCGAGCGGGAGCGTCAGCGCGCGGAGTGCCTCAAGGAGGCGATGAGGCAGATCCACGGCGCCCTCTTCAGCGGCGACGTATCCACGCTCATCCTGCGCGCCTGCCTCACCATCAGCGGCGCCACGCGCGGAATGTACGTCACCGCGCGCCGGCCGGACGGGGCGCTGCGGGTGCGCGCCGAGATCGACGTGGACGCGATCGTCGGCGGCCCGCCGCCGCCCGTCCTGGCGGAGCTGTGCCGCGAGGCGCTGGACAAAAAGGACACCATCGTGTGCAACGAGGCCGAGGCGGAGGAGCGCTTCGCCGTCGACAACGGCGAGGGGCTCCGCTTCCGCAACTGCGTGGCGGCGCCGGTGGTGCTGCTCGCGAACCTCGACGGGGTGGTGCTCGCCGCGGACAAGACGGACGGCGACTTCGACGACCGCGACATCGAGGCGCTCATCAGCGTGGGCGACCAGGCCGCCGTGGCGGTGAAGAACCGGCACCTGGAGCGCGCCCTGCAGACCGCCTACGTGCACACCGTCACCATCCTGGCCGATGCTGTGGAGGCCAAGGACCCGTACACCCACGGCCACTGCGAGCTGGCCTCGCGCTACGCCCGCCTGATCGCCGCGCGGCTGGACCTCTCCGAGTACGAGCGCGCCCTTGTGTGCTACGGGGCCCTCCTGCACGACGTGGGGAAGATCGGGGTGAGCGACGGCGTCCTCAACAAGCCGGGCCCGCTCCTCCCGGAGGAGGTGCAGCTGATGAGGGCACACGTGCGCGTGGGCCACGACCTGCTGCGCAACGTCCCCGCCCTTCACGACGTGGCGGAGGTGGTGCTGCACCACCACGAGCACTACGACGGGAGCGGCTACCCGGACGGGATGAGCGGCGAGGAGATCCCGATGCCGGCGCGCATCGTGGCCGTGGCGGACGCGTACTGCGCCATGATCACGCGCCGCAGCTACAAGGAGGCATACTCCGAATCCGACGCCCGCGCGGAGCTCCGCCGCTGCTCCGGCACCCAGTTCGACCCCGAGATCGTGGACGCCTTCCTCGCGGTGCTGGATACCCCCGAGGCGCAGGACCAGGACGACGATGATTTCGCCGAGTGCGGGCTGCTCCCCGGCTTCGAGCGGCTGCACGAGGACGTGACCGCGGGGTGGGGTGCTGTCGCGGTGGCGCCGGGGGGGTGA
- a CDS encoding GGDEF domain-containing protein, which translates to MRHRRIEDRELSLVLATPTGFMGGDSELHVASPLAATVVTGRRVQQHLQQLEEEPAPCVEDLELLVLLEASDGEGVLVAGSSACRVPRGLEEAELRDRVTWGTEALRRERARLAKRQLLPDQLIAYFEALNAAETEDEVLCALAEHALRIVGGHRAEGLARDGERGMLRAPCAPNARHGEHRLCILWDEVFAKPGLLVTLDARVDGRVPAAAPLFENPQTALVAHVPVGDEAVLVLTERRDERIFEPQDWDILRALALQAEMAIRRVRLIESVRGLSLTDPLTGLANRRHMEVVMEHVWAGATRGEALALVALDLDGFKEVNDQSGHAAGDRLLRTVAEALRREARRSDVVVRYGGDEFLVILPGGDGAGAEALVERVRKQLAGRVEVSAGVVTYDGSFDSAEQMIREADRRLYEAKRRRAAHLHPVRARGGARPPAI; encoded by the coding sequence ATGCGGCATCGACGTATAGAGGACCGGGAGCTCAGCCTGGTGCTGGCCACGCCCACGGGGTTCATGGGCGGCGACTCGGAGCTGCACGTGGCTTCGCCGCTCGCCGCCACCGTGGTCACCGGCCGCCGCGTGCAGCAGCACCTGCAGCAGCTCGAGGAGGAACCGGCGCCCTGCGTGGAAGACCTCGAGCTGCTGGTGCTCCTCGAAGCCTCGGACGGCGAGGGCGTGCTGGTGGCGGGAAGCTCCGCGTGCCGGGTGCCGCGGGGCCTGGAAGAGGCGGAGCTTCGCGACCGTGTCACCTGGGGCACAGAGGCGCTGCGGCGCGAGCGCGCGCGCCTCGCCAAGCGCCAGCTCCTCCCCGACCAGCTCATCGCCTACTTCGAAGCGCTCAACGCCGCCGAGACCGAGGACGAGGTGCTCTGCGCCCTGGCCGAGCACGCGCTGCGCATCGTGGGCGGCCACCGCGCCGAGGGCCTCGCGCGCGACGGCGAGCGTGGGATGCTGCGCGCCCCGTGTGCGCCCAATGCGCGCCACGGCGAGCACCGCCTGTGCATCCTGTGGGACGAGGTGTTCGCCAAGCCCGGGCTTCTCGTGACGCTGGACGCGCGCGTGGACGGCCGGGTTCCCGCCGCCGCGCCCCTCTTCGAAAACCCGCAGACGGCGCTGGTGGCGCACGTCCCCGTGGGCGACGAGGCGGTGCTGGTGCTCACCGAGCGGCGCGACGAGCGCATCTTCGAGCCGCAGGACTGGGACATCCTCCGCGCCCTCGCCCTCCAGGCCGAGATGGCGATCCGCCGCGTGCGGCTGATCGAGAGCGTCCGCGGCCTGTCGCTGACCGACCCGCTGACGGGGCTCGCCAACCGCCGCCACATGGAAGTGGTGATGGAGCACGTGTGGGCGGGCGCCACGCGCGGCGAGGCGCTGGCGCTGGTGGCGCTGGACCTGGACGGTTTCAAGGAGGTCAACGACCAGAGCGGCCACGCCGCCGGCGACCGCCTCCTGCGCACCGTGGCCGAGGCGCTCCGCCGCGAGGCGCGCCGCTCCGACGTGGTGGTGCGTTACGGCGGCGACGAGTTCCTGGTGATCCTCCCCGGCGGCGACGGCGCCGGCGCCGAGGCGCTGGTGGAGCGCGTCCGCAAGCAGCTCGCCGGCCGCGTGGAGGTCAGCGCGGGGGTGGTGACGTACGACGGCAGCTTCGACTCAGCCGAGCAGATGATCCGCGAGGCGGACCGCCGCCTGTACGAGGCCAAGCGCCGCCGCGCCGCCCACCTGCACCCCGTCCGCGCCCGCGGCGGAGCCCGCCCCCCCGCGATCTGA
- a CDS encoding S46 family peptidase, which translates to MRSTVFLLAAVLAGCGTARTSNEPVTAPTRAAEPMPAQAAPAAARAASSYDTIRARPFDTGRMWTFDFPPLDHFQRTYGFRPTQQWLDNVRLSVVRFATWCSASFVSPEGLLLTNHHCGVPTLDPVQRAGENLLTNGFISRTRAEERRVPDLFVEQLVSIEDVTERVAASVGEGTQEERQSRQMAVRRELERPDSANRMRYQVVEFYNGGRYSRYGYKRFDDVRLVFAPEQAIAFFGGDPDNFNYPRYNLDMALYRVYDENGRPFRPANYLRWSAAGAREGDPVFVVGNPGTTQRQLTNAQLEYLRDVAQPAQLAVLNAQRTSLQRIGQADPARGLELRDNVFSIENSIKAITGRRQGALDPALFARKVDWERRFRTAVQGDPARAARYGAAWDSITAFQAERRALAPGLLYNAYLNSGPLGQAMAVVRAAGGEAQFRGAAGAPLTASRGEQVIELAELLRVAQRNVPQDSVLRLVLAGRSPDEAATQIVSSYTLADTTARRQLLAGGAAAVQASTDPVIALARQVAPVVVARQRAMAAINVRETAQRNLLGRAFYEVYGTDVPPDATFTLRIADGVVKGYEANGTIMPWKTTFYGLYNRAYGFDQKTSDFDLPPRWDTPPAGLRLETPFNFVSTNDIIGGNSGSPMINRNSEVVGLIFDGNLQSLPGNFIFDETQNRTISVHSAGILEALRNVYRVQRLVDELVPPTRR; encoded by the coding sequence ATGCGTTCGACCGTCTTCCTGCTCGCCGCCGTGCTGGCCGGGTGCGGCACGGCCCGTACGTCCAACGAGCCCGTCACGGCCCCGACCCGCGCCGCCGAGCCGATGCCGGCTCAGGCCGCACCCGCCGCGGCCCGGGCTGCGTCGTCGTACGACACCATCCGCGCGCGCCCGTTCGACACGGGGCGGATGTGGACGTTCGACTTCCCGCCGCTGGACCACTTCCAGCGCACCTACGGCTTCCGCCCCACGCAGCAGTGGCTGGACAACGTGCGGCTCTCGGTGGTGCGCTTCGCCACCTGGTGCTCGGCGTCGTTCGTGTCGCCGGAGGGGCTGCTGCTCACCAACCACCACTGCGGCGTCCCCACGCTGGACCCGGTGCAGCGCGCGGGCGAGAACCTGCTCACCAACGGCTTCATCTCCCGCACGCGCGCCGAGGAGCGCCGCGTTCCAGACCTGTTCGTGGAGCAGCTCGTCTCCATCGAAGACGTGACGGAGCGGGTGGCCGCGAGCGTGGGCGAGGGCACGCAGGAAGAACGCCAGTCCCGGCAGATGGCGGTGCGCCGCGAGCTGGAGCGGCCCGACTCCGCCAACCGCATGCGCTACCAGGTGGTGGAATTCTACAACGGCGGCCGCTACAGCCGCTACGGCTACAAGCGGTTTGACGACGTGCGCCTGGTGTTCGCGCCCGAGCAGGCGATCGCCTTCTTCGGCGGCGACCCGGACAACTTCAACTATCCGCGCTACAACCTGGACATGGCGCTGTACCGGGTGTACGACGAGAACGGGCGCCCCTTTCGCCCCGCCAACTACCTCCGCTGGAGCGCCGCCGGCGCCCGCGAGGGAGACCCGGTGTTCGTGGTCGGCAACCCGGGGACGACGCAGCGCCAGCTCACGAACGCGCAGCTCGAGTACCTCCGCGACGTCGCCCAGCCGGCGCAGCTCGCGGTGCTGAACGCGCAGCGCACCTCCCTGCAGCGCATCGGCCAGGCGGACCCGGCGCGGGGGCTGGAGCTGCGCGACAACGTGTTCAGCATCGAGAACTCCATCAAGGCGATCACCGGCCGCCGCCAGGGGGCGCTGGACCCGGCCCTCTTCGCCCGCAAGGTGGACTGGGAGCGCCGCTTCCGCACGGCCGTGCAGGGCGACCCCGCGCGCGCGGCCCGCTACGGCGCCGCGTGGGACTCGATCACGGCGTTCCAGGCGGAGCGCCGCGCGCTGGCTCCCGGGCTCCTCTACAACGCCTACCTCAACTCGGGCCCGCTTGGCCAGGCGATGGCGGTGGTGCGCGCGGCAGGAGGCGAGGCGCAGTTCCGCGGTGCGGCCGGAGCCCCGCTCACGGCGTCGCGCGGCGAGCAGGTGATCGAGCTGGCGGAGCTGCTGCGCGTGGCCCAGCGCAACGTTCCGCAGGACTCGGTGCTGCGCCTGGTGCTCGCCGGCCGTTCGCCGGACGAGGCCGCCACGCAGATCGTCTCGTCGTACACCCTGGCGGACACCACGGCGCGCAGGCAGCTGCTGGCCGGGGGCGCCGCCGCGGTGCAGGCCTCCACCGACCCGGTGATCGCGCTCGCCCGGCAGGTGGCGCCGGTGGTGGTGGCGCGGCAGCGGGCGATGGCGGCCATCAACGTGCGCGAGACGGCGCAGCGCAACCTGCTGGGACGCGCCTTCTACGAGGTCTACGGCACCGACGTACCGCCCGACGCCACCTTCACGCTGCGCATCGCGGATGGCGTGGTCAAGGGTTACGAGGCCAACGGCACGATCATGCCGTGGAAGACGACCTTCTACGGTCTCTACAACCGCGCGTACGGCTTCGACCAGAAGACGAGCGACTTCGACCTTCCGCCGCGCTGGGACACGCCGCCGGCCGGCCTGCGGCTGGAGACGCCGTTCAACTTCGTCTCCACCAACGACATCATCGGCGGCAACAGCGGCTCGCCGATGATCAACCGGAACTCGGAGGTGGTGGGACTGATCTTCGACGGCAACCTGCAGTCGCTGCCGGGGAACTTCATCTTCGACGAGACGCAGAACCGCACGATCTCGGTGCACTCGGCCGGCATCCTGGAAGCGCTCCGCAACGTGTACCGCGTGCAGCGCCTGGTGGACGAGCTCGTCCCGCCCACGCGCCGCTGA